A section of the Triticum dicoccoides isolate Atlit2015 ecotype Zavitan chromosome 7A, WEW_v2.0, whole genome shotgun sequence genome encodes:
- the LOC119332738 gene encoding uncharacterized protein LOC119332738 isoform X1: protein MYRVSEDQVGAAKEAICIMMEQTKVVRGASQAAYDASSALRSNVQRQLNLDLELAKQNLQKAKDETTDMEEKMKQALAKKDLDLAAAQKEAQEKTVLADKKLASVGALEEENTKLKTSLNESNREVTLLKKDKVALNEKIEGISRKRNDLEAYLGALTKKLFLVLEEFCQNFEEETRRIDTGLDPVLSPVGDEATMNVLRLESRVSSVTAYLAHLKVAVSQIGSTLWPRETPQNDLESLMTRLNEIPGRV from the exons ATGTATCGCGTCtcggaggaccaagtgggtgctgccAAGGAGGCCATATGCATCATGATGGAGCAGACGAAGGTGGTTCGAGGGGCCAGTCAAGCTGCTTATGATGCCAGCTCAGCTCTCCGGAGCAACGTCCAG AGACAACTCAATCTTGACTTGGAGTTGGCTAAGCAGAACTTGCAGAAGGCCAAAGATGAGACAACCGATATGGAAG agaaaatgaagcaggctctggcgAAAAAGGACCTCGATCTTGCTGCTGCGCAaaaggaggctcaggagaagactgTACTTGCTGACAAGAAACTGGCCTCAGTGGGTGCGCTGGAGGAAGAAAACACCAAGTTGAAGACATCCCTTAATGAGTCCAACCGAGAAGTGACTCTTCTGAAGAAAGACAAAGTGGCTTTGAACGAGAAGATTGAAGGCATTTCTCGTAAGAGAAATGATCTCGAAGCTTATCTGGGGGCACTCACCAAGAAGCTATTCCTTGTGCTCGAAG aattctgccaaaactttgaagaagaaaccagacgAATCGATACAGGCCTGGACCCCGTCCTTTCCCCTGTTGGTGATGAAGctaccatgaacgtgctccgactggaatcccgtgttTCCAGTGTTACGGCCTACCTTGCTCAcctgaaggttgcggtgtcgcAGATTGGCTCAACGCTTTGGCCACGGGAGACGccccagaatgacctcgagtctttgatgactcgactcaacgagatccctggccgagtgtag
- the LOC119332738 gene encoding submandibular gland secretory Glx-rich protein CB-like isoform X2, whose protein sequence is MTNGEQEQYQEGEESGGESMDFQSDGGEEEEESEDSSNGEEVESPPCNEKHSKHKHDPSSIHGEVAKPTGQTSKRTRTSSPVPTEKAPKQPKVAEPKPRKTLPKIKIDVPVTSAAATSGTSAYRDDDEDVEDAVTSNPAPPNVIDLPDDDEDVPLRPRRSKKTSTGKVPQSTLVMEPVIQETGDANRASVTFAVPLSSAQP, encoded by the exons GAGAAGAAAGCGGAGGCGAAAGCATGGATTTTCAGTCTGatggaggagaagaggaggaggaaagcgaggaCTCAAGCAATGGTGAAGAAGTCGAGTCACCACCTTGCAACGAAAAGCATTCCAAACATAAGCACGACCCATCAAGTATCCACGGCGAAGTAGCTAAGCCGACCGGACAGACTTCGAAGCGCACTCGGACCTCTTCGCCtgtgccgactgagaaggctccaaagcagCCAAAAGTTGCAGAACCAAAGCCTCGGAAGACCCTGCCCAAGATCAAGATCGACGTCCCCGTCACTTCTGC AGCTGCTACCTCTGGGACTTCTGCTTACAGGGATGATGACGAGGATGTGGAAGACGCGGTCACTTCTAACCCGG CTCCTCCCAATgtcattgatcttccagatgacgatgaGGATGTGCCGCTGAGGCCCAGGAGGAGTAAGAAGACATCAACTGGCAAGGTGCCCCAGTCGACACTAGTGATGGAGCCAGTGATCCAGGAGACCGGCGATGCCAACCGAGCTTCTGTGACTTTTGCCGTACCATTGTCGAGTGCTCAGCCTTAG